The Apteryx mantelli isolate bAptMan1 chromosome Z, bAptMan1.hap1, whole genome shotgun sequence genome has a segment encoding these proteins:
- the HEXB gene encoding beta-hexosaminidase subunit beta isoform X1 produces MGLGGLLVGLFLVSAVLVGTSVRHGVSRAEPEPEPELELAEWDPASGAFPEDSLWPLPQSLRTSPRQLQLAPDRFQIVHGAGSSAGPACALLQDAFRRYYEYMFGYARWLQRGRKGLAAKPELAQLQVVISSPEPGCNGYPQLASSEAYRLTITEPVAVLKADEVWGALRGLETFSQLVHEDDYGSFLVNASEIYDFPRFAHRGILLDTSRHYLPLKSILTNLDAMAFNKFNVLHWHVVDDQSFPYQSIYFPELSNKGAYSYNHIYTPTDVHLVIEYARLRGIRVIPEFDTPGHTQSWGQGQKDLLTPCYSGKQPSGSFGPVNPILNTTYDFMTKFFKEISSVFPDDYIHLGGDEVSFACWKSNPEVKEFMKKQGFGIDYAKLESYYIQKILDIVSSYNKGYVVWQEVFDNKAQLKPDTVIEVWMGNNYVQELSSVTGAGFTAILAAPWYLDYISYGQDWKKYYSVEPLDFPGSEKQKKLVIGGEACLWGEFVDATNLTPRLWPRASAVGERLWSSRNVTDLKDAYKRLSNHRCRMLSRGIAAEPVFVGYCAHEARRR; encoded by the exons ATGGGGCTAGGTGGGCTTCTCGTGGGGCTGTTCCTCGTCTCCGCCGTGCTGGTGGGCACCAGCGTTCGCCATGGCGTCTCGCGGGCCGAGCCTGAGCCTGAGCCCGAGCTGGAGCTGGCCGAGTGGGACCCGGCCTCAGGCGCTTTCCCCGAGGATTCGCTGTGGCCGCTGCCGCAGTCGCTCCGCACGTCCCCCCGCCAGCTCCAGCTGGCCCCGGACCGCTTCCAGATAGTGCACGGGGCCGGCTCCTCGGCGGGGCCGGCCTGCGCCCTCCTGCAGGACGCCTTCCGCAG GTATTACGAGTACATGTTCGGGTATGCCCGGTGGCTGCAGCGGGGTCGAAAAGGGCTCGCTGCCAAGCCGGAGTTAGCGCAGCTGCAGGTGGTGATCTCGTCCCCAGAGCCCGGCTGCAACGGCTACCCGCAGCTGGCGTCCAGCGAGGCAT atCGTTTAACCATAACCGAGCCTGTGGCTGTACTGAAAGCAGATGAGGTATGGGGTGCTTTAAGAG GTTTGGAAACCTTCAGCCAGTTGGTTCATGAAGATGATTATGGAAGT TTTCTTGTCAATGCATCTGAAATCTATGACTTCCCAAGATTTGCTCATAGAGGAATTTTGCTTGATACTTCAAGGCATTATTTACCATTGAAATCTATTCTTACAAACCTG GATGCAATGGCTTTTAATAAGTTCAATGTTCTCCACTGGCATGTAGTAGATGATCAGTCATTCCCTTATCAGAGTATTTATTTCCCCGAGTTGAGTAACAAG GGAGCATACTCCTATAACCACATCTATACTCCTACTGATGTCCATCTGGTGATTGAGTATGCCCGGTTAAGAGGCATTAGAGTTATCCCAGAGTTTGATACCCCAGGACACACGCAGTCTTGGGGACAAG GTCAAAAAGATCTCCTCACCCCTTGTTACAGTGGAAAGCAGCCAAGTGGGTCCTTTGGACCTGTAAATCCCATTTTGAATACAACTTATGACTTCATGACTAAATTCTTCAAAGAAATCAGCAGTGTATTTCCTGATGACTACATTCACCTGGGAGGAGATGAAGTGAGCTTCGCTTGTTG gaaATCTAACCCTGAAGTGAAAGAGTTCATGAAGAAGCAAGGATTTGGCATTGACTATGCTAAGCTGGAATCTTACTATATTCAGAA GATTTTGGACATTGTTTCCTCCTATAACAAGGGATATGTGGTCTGGCAAGAAGTGTTTGATAATAAAGCACAG CTAAAACCAGACACTGTAATTGAAGTGTGGATGGGAAACAACTATGTTCAAGAACTGAGCAGTGTCACAGGAGCAGGCTTCACTGCTATCCTTGCAGCTCCCTGGTACTTAGACTACATTAGTTATGGGCAGGACTGGAAGAAATACTACAGTGTTGAACCACTTGACTTCCCTG gatctgaaaagcagaaaaagcttgTAATAGGTGGAGAAGCCTGCCTGTGGGGGGAATTTGTGGATGCAACCAACCTCACGCCAAGATTATG GCCTCGTGCAAGTGCTGTAGGGGAAAGACTCTGGAGCAGCAGGAATGTGACTGACTTAAAGGATGCTTATAAAAGGCTATCTAATCATCGATGCCGCATGCTCAG
- the HEXB gene encoding beta-hexosaminidase subunit beta isoform X2 has translation MGLGGLLVGLFLVSAVLVGTSVRHGVSRAEPEPEPELELAEWDPASGAFPEDSLWPLPQSLRTSPRQLQLAPDRFQIVHGAGSSAGPACALLQDAFRRYYEYMFGYARWLQRGRKGLAAKPELAQLQVVISSPEPGCNGYPQLASSEAYRLTITEPVAVLKADEVWGALRGLETFSQLVHEDDYGSFLVNASEIYDFPRFAHRGILLDTSRHYLPLKSILTNLGAYSYNHIYTPTDVHLVIEYARLRGIRVIPEFDTPGHTQSWGQGQKDLLTPCYSGKQPSGSFGPVNPILNTTYDFMTKFFKEISSVFPDDYIHLGGDEVSFACWKSNPEVKEFMKKQGFGIDYAKLESYYIQKILDIVSSYNKGYVVWQEVFDNKAQLKPDTVIEVWMGNNYVQELSSVTGAGFTAILAAPWYLDYISYGQDWKKYYSVEPLDFPGSEKQKKLVIGGEACLWGEFVDATNLTPRLWPRASAVGERLWSSRNVTDLKDAYKRLSNHRCRMLSRGIAAEPVFVGYCAHEARRR, from the exons ATGGGGCTAGGTGGGCTTCTCGTGGGGCTGTTCCTCGTCTCCGCCGTGCTGGTGGGCACCAGCGTTCGCCATGGCGTCTCGCGGGCCGAGCCTGAGCCTGAGCCCGAGCTGGAGCTGGCCGAGTGGGACCCGGCCTCAGGCGCTTTCCCCGAGGATTCGCTGTGGCCGCTGCCGCAGTCGCTCCGCACGTCCCCCCGCCAGCTCCAGCTGGCCCCGGACCGCTTCCAGATAGTGCACGGGGCCGGCTCCTCGGCGGGGCCGGCCTGCGCCCTCCTGCAGGACGCCTTCCGCAG GTATTACGAGTACATGTTCGGGTATGCCCGGTGGCTGCAGCGGGGTCGAAAAGGGCTCGCTGCCAAGCCGGAGTTAGCGCAGCTGCAGGTGGTGATCTCGTCCCCAGAGCCCGGCTGCAACGGCTACCCGCAGCTGGCGTCCAGCGAGGCAT atCGTTTAACCATAACCGAGCCTGTGGCTGTACTGAAAGCAGATGAGGTATGGGGTGCTTTAAGAG GTTTGGAAACCTTCAGCCAGTTGGTTCATGAAGATGATTATGGAAGT TTTCTTGTCAATGCATCTGAAATCTATGACTTCCCAAGATTTGCTCATAGAGGAATTTTGCTTGATACTTCAAGGCATTATTTACCATTGAAATCTATTCTTACAAACCTG GGAGCATACTCCTATAACCACATCTATACTCCTACTGATGTCCATCTGGTGATTGAGTATGCCCGGTTAAGAGGCATTAGAGTTATCCCAGAGTTTGATACCCCAGGACACACGCAGTCTTGGGGACAAG GTCAAAAAGATCTCCTCACCCCTTGTTACAGTGGAAAGCAGCCAAGTGGGTCCTTTGGACCTGTAAATCCCATTTTGAATACAACTTATGACTTCATGACTAAATTCTTCAAAGAAATCAGCAGTGTATTTCCTGATGACTACATTCACCTGGGAGGAGATGAAGTGAGCTTCGCTTGTTG gaaATCTAACCCTGAAGTGAAAGAGTTCATGAAGAAGCAAGGATTTGGCATTGACTATGCTAAGCTGGAATCTTACTATATTCAGAA GATTTTGGACATTGTTTCCTCCTATAACAAGGGATATGTGGTCTGGCAAGAAGTGTTTGATAATAAAGCACAG CTAAAACCAGACACTGTAATTGAAGTGTGGATGGGAAACAACTATGTTCAAGAACTGAGCAGTGTCACAGGAGCAGGCTTCACTGCTATCCTTGCAGCTCCCTGGTACTTAGACTACATTAGTTATGGGCAGGACTGGAAGAAATACTACAGTGTTGAACCACTTGACTTCCCTG gatctgaaaagcagaaaaagcttgTAATAGGTGGAGAAGCCTGCCTGTGGGGGGAATTTGTGGATGCAACCAACCTCACGCCAAGATTATG GCCTCGTGCAAGTGCTGTAGGGGAAAGACTCTGGAGCAGCAGGAATGTGACTGACTTAAAGGATGCTTATAAAAGGCTATCTAATCATCGATGCCGCATGCTCAG